One Nicotiana tomentosiformis chromosome 4, ASM39032v3, whole genome shotgun sequence genomic window carries:
- the LOC138910557 gene encoding uncharacterized protein: MLTRVKNWTSNFLPYAGRLQLIKSVLIAIQSFWSQIFPLPKKIILKIETICKRFLWTGQTKGNNKVLVAWKQLCWPKSAGGLNITDILTWNRAAILKQLWNLCKKKDRLWIQWMHTYYIKQHVIWNVNVKQASWLTRKILGATKYLNEANIGVEKVMNAMRYSIRDMYNKLRGEFPKAEWRRLICNNNSSPKCIFIFYLAILGKLYTRDMLITWGILANPSCSLCERGTEDHVHLFFKCTYSATVWRKLLYWIGVNRDVARWNEEVK, from the coding sequence ATGCTTACCAGAGTTAAAAATTGGACATCAAACTTTTTACCTTATGCAGGAAGGTTACAATTGATCAAAAGTGTTCTGATTGCCATTCAATCCTTTTGGTCACAAATCTTTCCTCTACCAAAGAAGATTATTCTAAAGATTGAGACCATTTGTAAGAGGTTTCTCTGGACAGGTCAAACAAAAGGTAACAACAAAGTATTAGTGGCCTGGAAACAATTGTGCTGGCCAAAGTCTGCAGGTGGATTGAACATCACTGACATCCTCACGTGGAACAGAGCTGCAATCCTTAAGCAATTATGGAATTTGTGTAAGAAGAAGGATCGCTTATGGATACAATGGATGCATACATACTATATAAAACAGCATGTGATATGGAATGTAAACGTGAAACAAGCTTCTTGGCTTACTCGGAAAATACTAGGAGCTACAAAGTATTTAAATGAAGCAAATATAGGAGTGGAGAAGGTGATGAATGCGATGAGATACTCCATTAGAGACATGTATAATAAGCTTAGAGGAGAGTTCCCTAAAGCTGAATGGAGGAGACTAATATGCAATAACAACAGTAGTCCTAAATGTATCTTTATCTTTTATCTAGCAATCCTGGGCAAATTATACACACGAGACATGCTTATTACTTGGGGAATATTAGCCAATCCATCATGTTCGTTGTGTGAAAGAGGTACAGAGGATCACGTTCATCTTTTCTTCAAATGCACCTACTCAGCAACAGTATGGAGGAAACTATTATACTGGATTGGTGTCAATAGAGATGTGGCTAGGTGgaatgaagaggtaaaatag
- the LOC138910558 gene encoding uncharacterized protein — translation MDPNSKLMPGQGEPLSDPASYRRLVGKLNYLTVTRPDISYPVSLVSQFMNSPCDSHWDAVVHIIGYIKLAPGKGLLFEDRGHEQIIGYSDADWAGSPSDRRSTSGYCVLVGENLVSWKSKKQNVVARSSAEAEYREMPLATCELVWTKQLLKELKFGEISRMELVCDNQAALHIASNPVFHERTKHIEIDCHFVREKILSGEIATKFVRSGFKVGSADGNSVTISHLLYADDTLIFCEAEKSQVLYLNLTLMIFEAISGLHMNMLKRIIYPVNSVLNLEELAEVMCCKVVSFPTTYLGLPLGAKYKALAFLAAIFELKFQLFMVENELEKIGAGFVSEGQSVGGQSVGDKHGGQAWGTKKSGVGTRVGDKEWGHAWEDIRHAGRLADAPGMGTSSILKDRSEVLNRKR, via the exons atggatccgaattctaaacttatgccaggacagggggagccgcttagcgatcctgcaagctataggcggctggttggaaaattaaattatctcacagtgactagacccgacatttcttatcctgtgagtcttgtaagtcagtttatgaattctccctgtgatagtcattgggatgcagtagTCCACATTATTGGATATATAAAATtggctccaggcaaagggttactctttgaggatcgaggtcatgagcagatcattggatactcagatgctgattgggcaggatcaccttctgatagacgttctacgtctggatattgcgTTTTAGTAGGAGaaaatttggtgtcctggaagagcaagaaacagaatgtagttgctcggtctagtgcagaagcagaatatcgagaaATGCCtttggcaacatgtgagctagtctggaccaaacaattactcaaggagttgaaatttggtgaaataagtcggatggaacttgtgtgcgataatcaagctgcccttcatattgcatcaaatccggtgttccatgagagaactaaacacattgagattgactgtcactttgtcagagaaaagatactttcaggagagattgctacaaagtttgtgaggtcg GGTTTCAAGGTGGGAAGTGCAGATGGTAACTCTGTTACAATCTCCCATCTGCTCTATGCAGATGATACTTTGATTTTTTGTGAAGCTGAAAAATCACAGGTCTTATACCTCAATCTCACACTTATGATCTTTGAAGCTATCTCAGGCCTACACATGAACATGTTGAAGAGAATCATCTATCCGGTCAATTCAGTTCTAAACTTGGAAGAGCTTGCGGAAGTAATGTGTTGTAAGGTGGTCTCTTTCCCTACAACATATCTGGGTCTTCCTCTGGGAGCTAAATACAAAGCTCTAG CGTTTTTGGCTGCCATTTTCGAGCTGAAATTTCAGCTTTTCATGGTTGAAAACGAGCTGGAG AAAATAGGGGCTGGTTTTGTGAGTgagggacaaagtgtggggggacaaagtgtgggggacaagcatgggggacaagcgTGGGGGACAAagaaaagtggagtggggacacgcgtgggggacaaagagtggggacacgcgtgggaagat atACGACACGCGGGAAGGTTGGCTGatgcccctggcatggggacttcaagtattctcaaagatcgatcagaagttcttaacaggaaaaggtga